A genome region from Nitrospira sp. includes the following:
- a CDS encoding GNAT family N-acetyltransferase → MPPSRDEGPDSGHVVLSDGTTALLRIAQPGDADELQRFVERLSPEARRHRFFSETAPPAEVIRTLCDPSDPRRSLTVIALRRQDGALHIIASGSYHARTPHQAEVAMAVDDRLHGHGLGTLLLERLALLAIRHGFTRLWAITHADNMAMREVFASSGLSMEEHVEGGDMEVELSLTPTDRSVLKSEWRERVATTASLRPFFHPQAVAVIGASRDPQSIGYRLLDALNSSGFHGRCYAINPHAATIAGLHTYPSLRALPEPVDLAVIVVHKDAVLSVVDDCAATGVRALVVITAGFAETGPDGRHLQDQLLNKVRQQGLRMVGPNCFGILNTDPAVRLNATFTSTFPLAGSIAMSSQSGALGLALLAASERLQLGLSTFVSVGNKADVSINDLLQYWENDPATQVILLYVESFGNPRKFAQIARRVSRNKPVVVLKAGRTSSGKRAAGSHTAALAANEVGVEALFQQTGILRAETLEDMFALAAGLSDQPLPTGHRVGIITNAGGPAILCADACEASGLDVPELSQATISHLASFLPPSAALRNPVDLIASADPEQYAQSITTLLKSDDIDALIILYIAVTATDVDPIAEGIKKGILAARATAPLKKPIYIGWMVETDRERRFSFTSETIPTFALPELPARTLGKIAGYVQWRERPAGMVPDFDDLDLSTVTRICHEALATRGDGWLTTTETRTLLSAMSIPLPAGGVATSAEEAARLAEQIGFPVAVKLASHTLVHKTEIGGVHLNLIDKAAVRRAYEQIAARLAEDASLDAMEGVLVQPMVAGGVEVMAGMVQDPSFGPLIGFGLGGIHVEILGDVRFRITPLTELDAADLIRSIKGYRLLQGYRGHPPADVDAIQALLLRLSRLVEEVPAIVELDLNPIFALPPGQGCQIVDARIRVQKTVAR, encoded by the coding sequence ATGCCGCCATCCAGGGACGAAGGTCCCGACTCCGGCCATGTCGTCCTCAGCGACGGCACGACGGCCCTCCTACGCATCGCGCAGCCGGGCGACGCGGATGAACTGCAGCGCTTCGTCGAGCGCCTGTCGCCGGAAGCCAGACGCCACCGGTTTTTCTCCGAAACTGCGCCACCAGCCGAGGTGATCCGCACGCTCTGTGACCCATCCGACCCGCGGCGCAGCCTCACGGTGATTGCCCTGCGCCGGCAGGACGGAGCCCTCCATATCATCGCCTCCGGCTCGTATCATGCACGGACTCCGCATCAGGCCGAAGTGGCCATGGCCGTAGACGATCGGCTCCATGGGCATGGCTTGGGCACGCTGCTCCTGGAGCGACTGGCACTGTTGGCGATCCGTCACGGCTTCACCAGACTCTGGGCCATCACGCATGCCGACAATATGGCCATGCGGGAGGTGTTCGCGTCTTCCGGACTCTCTATGGAAGAACATGTCGAAGGCGGCGACATGGAGGTCGAGCTCTCGCTGACGCCGACCGACCGGAGCGTGCTCAAATCCGAGTGGCGTGAACGGGTCGCCACCACGGCTTCGCTCCGACCCTTCTTCCATCCTCAAGCCGTCGCCGTCATCGGCGCCTCGCGCGACCCCCAGAGTATCGGCTATCGGCTGCTCGACGCGCTGAACAGCAGCGGGTTTCACGGCCGCTGTTACGCCATCAATCCGCATGCCGCCACCATCGCCGGTCTACACACCTATCCGTCGCTTCGTGCACTGCCGGAGCCGGTCGATCTGGCCGTCATCGTCGTCCACAAGGACGCGGTGCTCTCTGTCGTGGACGACTGCGCGGCGACCGGTGTCCGCGCGCTGGTAGTCATCACCGCCGGGTTCGCCGAGACCGGCCCAGATGGACGCCATCTACAAGACCAGCTCCTCAACAAGGTTCGTCAACAGGGCCTGCGCATGGTCGGCCCCAATTGCTTTGGCATCCTGAACACCGATCCGGCCGTGCGGCTCAACGCCACCTTCACGTCCACATTCCCCCTCGCCGGCTCGATCGCTATGTCGTCACAAAGCGGCGCCTTGGGGTTAGCCCTGCTCGCCGCATCCGAACGATTGCAGCTCGGTCTGTCCACCTTCGTCAGCGTCGGCAACAAGGCCGATGTGTCGATCAACGACCTCCTGCAATACTGGGAAAACGATCCTGCGACGCAGGTCATCCTGCTGTATGTGGAATCCTTCGGCAATCCGAGAAAGTTTGCGCAGATCGCCCGCCGGGTCAGCCGCAACAAACCGGTCGTCGTCTTAAAAGCAGGTCGCACGTCCTCAGGCAAACGCGCCGCGGGATCTCATACGGCCGCGCTGGCCGCCAATGAAGTCGGGGTGGAAGCCCTGTTTCAGCAGACCGGGATCCTGCGCGCCGAGACGCTCGAAGATATGTTCGCCTTGGCGGCAGGCCTATCGGATCAACCGCTGCCGACGGGCCACCGCGTCGGGATCATTACGAATGCCGGCGGACCGGCCATCCTCTGCGCCGATGCCTGCGAAGCGAGCGGCTTGGATGTTCCTGAATTGTCGCAAGCGACGATCTCGCACCTGGCCTCATTTCTGCCGCCGTCCGCGGCGTTGCGCAACCCGGTGGACCTGATCGCCTCGGCCGACCCCGAACAATACGCCCAATCCATCACCACACTCTTGAAATCCGACGATATCGACGCCCTCATCATTCTCTACATCGCCGTCACAGCCACCGATGTGGACCCGATCGCCGAGGGCATCAAGAAAGGCATCCTCGCCGCGCGAGCCACAGCGCCCCTCAAGAAACCGATCTACATCGGATGGATGGTGGAAACGGATCGCGAGCGGAGGTTTTCCTTCACGAGCGAAACCATCCCCACCTTCGCCTTGCCGGAACTCCCCGCGCGCACCCTGGGGAAAATAGCCGGGTACGTGCAGTGGCGCGAACGCCCCGCCGGCATGGTTCCGGACTTCGACGATCTGGACCTCTCGACCGTGACCCGCATCTGCCACGAGGCCCTGGCCACGCGTGGAGACGGCTGGCTGACGACGACTGAAACACGAACCCTGCTGAGCGCGATGTCGATTCCGCTACCGGCAGGCGGCGTCGCGACCAGCGCCGAAGAAGCCGCCCGGCTGGCCGAACAGATCGGATTTCCGGTCGCCGTCAAGCTGGCGTCCCACACCCTGGTCCATAAAACGGAGATCGGGGGCGTGCATTTGAACCTTATCGACAAAGCGGCGGTGCGCCGTGCCTATGAACAGATCGCGGCACGACTGGCTGAGGATGCCAGCCTCGATGCGATGGAAGGCGTGCTGGTGCAACCGATGGTGGCAGGCGGCGTCGAAGTCATGGCCGGAATGGTTCAAGATCCCTCGTTCGGCCCCTTGATCGGTTTCGGGCTCGGGGGGATACACGTCGAAATTTTAGGGGATGTGCGATTCCGGATTACGCCGTTGACGGAGCTGGATGCCGCCGACTTGATTCGCAGTATTAAGGGGTATCGCCTCCTGCAGGGTTACCGCGGCCATCCACCTGCCGACGTCGATGCCATCCAGGCCCTGTTGCTCAGGTTGTCACGGCTGGTCGAAGAAGTGCCCGCGATCGTGGAGCTGGACCTGAATCCCATCTTCGCCCTCCCGCCCGGCCAAGGCTGTCAGATCGTGGATGCGAGGATCAGGGTTCAAAAGACTGTTGCGAGATGA